In Campylobacter concisus, the following are encoded in one genomic region:
- a CDS encoding TonB-dependent receptor domain-containing protein produces the protein MKISYVLAFALIPNLMLGAEETIDLAPVTVSAKIEKSVLEEPTKAQIVGKGAILENSDIAKSLLNLSGFTMERKGGGGSEVYYRSQTAARLPVLIDGSTLNGGCGMRMDTPITYISAQNYSSVRIVKGPQDVRYGALISGGIFFDREIARLSKPSFGGNISVLGGSFRRFETAADVAAGNELGSLEISGGHYQSGDYKSGDGQKMHTHYKRNSVSIVGTLTPTETTALQLSADLGDGEAAYADRMRDGIQFDRKSFGLKFEQDVGEHKIRLSSYYHQIDHIMDNFTMRPVVPGVGRGKGYSISHPIRDMYGFKLEGELNFDNLTSFIGAGYSQDTFKWRGAGSGMAGVSKAEMDAALSKPHVKERKVTYKTIYTQNEYILENDYGLFGGLRLDVGERKQLLTHKSRSENLFSGFFRYEKYLQNLTLYAGLGHAQRLPDHWETNKDDNLKLNKERNTQLDFGTVLKDKNYELNANFFVSKMDDYIMIKYSPMGMSSNVFNTDALLYGGEIEGDTLLADIFRLGAGVSYVYGKVTKNAGGLKDGDALPKVSPLTFKLSAGLEKSDWFVKADFYANASQKRAQKGYGDVGGMDLGKSDSFWTLGLSAGYKYKNYQFLLAAENLNDAKYSYHNSKGGYGGGIAGYETIPNGTRLYEPGRSFWAKFKVHF, from the coding sequence ATGAAAATTTCTTACGTTTTAGCATTTGCTTTAATACCAAATTTAATGCTTGGTGCTGAAGAAACGATAGACCTGGCTCCGGTTACCGTTTCTGCAAAGATAGAAAAGTCGGTTCTTGAAGAACCTACAAAGGCTCAAATAGTGGGCAAAGGCGCGATACTGGAAAACAGCGACATCGCCAAATCGCTTTTAAATTTGAGCGGCTTTACGATGGAGCGCAAGGGCGGAGGCGGCAGCGAGGTTTATTACCGCTCGCAGACGGCGGCCAGACTGCCGGTGCTAATCGACGGTAGCACGCTAAATGGTGGCTGCGGCATGCGTATGGATACGCCCATCACCTACATCTCGGCGCAAAACTACAGCTCGGTTCGCATCGTAAAAGGTCCGCAAGACGTCAGATACGGCGCGCTCATTAGCGGCGGTATATTTTTCGATAGAGAGATAGCAAGGCTATCAAAACCGAGCTTCGGAGGAAACATAAGCGTGCTGGGCGGTAGTTTTAGAAGATTTGAAACTGCCGCGGACGTAGCGGCGGGCAACGAGCTGGGCAGTTTAGAAATTTCCGGCGGACACTACCAGAGCGGCGATTATAAAAGCGGCGACGGACAGAAAATGCATACGCACTATAAACGCAACAGCGTCTCGATCGTAGGCACGCTAACGCCCACGGAAACTACGGCCTTACAGTTAAGCGCGGATCTAGGCGATGGCGAAGCGGCGTATGCCGATAGGATGAGGGACGGCATACAGTTTGACCGTAAATCTTTCGGACTCAAATTTGAACAAGACGTCGGCGAGCATAAGATCAGGCTAAGCTCATACTATCATCAAATCGATCACATAATGGACAACTTCACCATGCGTCCGGTGGTGCCGGGCGTTGGACGCGGCAAGGGATACAGCATCAGTCACCCGATACGCGATATGTACGGCTTTAAGCTAGAAGGCGAGTTAAATTTCGATAATCTAACTAGCTTCATCGGCGCAGGATACTCTCAAGATACGTTTAAATGGCGAGGTGCCGGAAGCGGTATGGCGGGCGTATCTAAAGCCGAAATGGACGCCGCCCTATCAAAGCCGCACGTAAAAGAGCGCAAGGTAACGTATAAAACTATATACACTCAAAACGAATACATCCTTGAAAACGACTACGGGCTTTTTGGCGGACTTAGGTTAGATGTCGGCGAGAGAAAGCAACTACTAACGCATAAAAGTAGGAGCGAAAATTTATTCTCCGGCTTTTTTAGATACGAAAAATATCTACAAAATTTAACGCTTTATGCGGGACTAGGTCACGCGCAAAGGTTACCGGATCACTGGGAAACAAATAAAGACGATAATCTCAAGCTAAATAAAGAAAGAAACACTCAACTAGACTTTGGTACCGTGCTAAAAGATAAAAACTACGAGCTAAACGCGAATTTCTTCGTCTCGAAAATGGATGATTACATAATGATAAAATATAGTCCTATGGGCATGTCTTCAAATGTATTTAATACCGATGCTTTACTATACGGTGGCGAGATCGAGGGCGATACGCTACTAGCCGATATATTTAGACTGGGTGCCGGCGTATCCTACGTCTACGGCAAGGTGACTAAAAACGCGGGCGGATTAAAAGACGGTGACGCATTGCCTAAGGTTTCTCCTCTAACGTTTAAACTAAGCGCCGGCCTAGAAAAGTCAGACTGGTTCGTCAAAGCCGACTTCTACGCTAACGCGTCGCAAAAACGCGCGCAAAAAGGCTACGGCGACGTGGGCGGCATGGATCTGGGCAAGAGCGATAGCTTCTGGACGCTAGGACTAAGCGCGGGCTATAAATATAAAAATTATCAATTTTTGCTAGCGGCGGAAAATTTAAACGACGCCAAATACTCCTATCATAACTCAAAAGGCGGCTACGGCGGCGGTATCGCAGGATACGAGACTATCCCGAACGGCACGAGGCTTTATGAGCCGGGCAGAAGCTTTTGGGCGAAATTTAAGGTGCATTTTTAG
- a CDS encoding protein-L-isoaspartate(D-aspartate) O-methyltransferase, with product MTQLEAIKCQNLASDIADEITLSPLLFDAISTTEREIFVPITAHAYKLDAQPILGNQWISSPLTVAKMTMALECENTDNILEIGCGSGYQAAILSKLAHRIFSVERIEKLAMDAKKRFEALKIKNVHVRYDDGNNGWRSYAPFDRILLSAAADEISPNLFKQLKNGGILVAPMKKDGKQFIAKFKKDKDGNLEKEYLDECLFVPLLEGRE from the coding sequence TTGACCCAACTAGAAGCGATAAAATGCCAAAATTTAGCTAGCGATATAGCCGACGAGATCACGCTAAGCCCACTTTTATTTGACGCGATATCAACAACTGAGCGTGAAATTTTTGTACCCATCACCGCCCATGCTTATAAGCTTGACGCTCAGCCCATACTGGGCAATCAATGGATTAGCTCGCCACTAACCGTTGCGAAAATGACAATGGCACTAGAGTGCGAAAATACGGACAACATCCTAGAGATAGGCTGCGGTAGTGGCTATCAAGCAGCGATTTTAAGCAAACTTGCACATAGAATTTTTAGCGTCGAGCGAATAGAGAAACTAGCCATGGATGCAAAAAAACGCTTCGAGGCACTAAAAATAAAAAACGTACATGTAAGGTATGACGATGGCAACAACGGCTGGCGAAGCTACGCACCATTTGATCGTATCTTGCTCTCGGCAGCTGCTGATGAGATCTCGCCAAATTTATTTAAGCAGCTGAAAAATGGTGGAATTTTAGTAGCTCCAATGAAGAAGGATGGCAAGCAATTTATAGCTAAATTTAAAAAAGATAAAGATGGAAATTTAGAAAAAGAGTACTTGGATGAGTGCCTTTTTGTGCCACTTCTTGAGGGTAGAGAGTAG
- a CDS encoding carbon-nitrogen hydrolase family protein — translation MSENLNLISLTLKAKNATDRLEELANLVEAAPENSLILASELCISGYDFDGFFAGANKAMLGGMIGSFDAMLLERLQEALSPDKFLGFTHLSSLNKSAGLAKISNLNPHQPKIYNEFLLLNSNNVFHSQFKAELFRPNLEHEIFAAGEVSDINAFNFRGLKFGVLICFELRDSRLWAKLKGCDIIMVPAMWGKAREDAYLSLCKALAIANNCYVMISSSLALEVAGVFLPNGTLVKETIFDANLIKEIKTNLGLL, via the coding sequence ATGAGCGAAAATTTAAACCTAATAAGCTTAACTTTAAAGGCAAAAAATGCAACAGATCGCCTAGAGGAGCTTGCAAATTTAGTTGAGGCTGCGCCTGAAAACTCACTCATTCTTGCAAGCGAGCTTTGCATAAGTGGATATGATTTCGACGGCTTTTTCGCAGGGGCAAACAAAGCGATGCTTGGTGGCATGATAGGTAGCTTTGATGCGATGCTGCTTGAACGCTTGCAAGAGGCGCTTAGCCCAGATAAATTTCTTGGTTTTACGCACCTTAGCAGCCTAAACAAAAGCGCAGGACTCGCTAAAATTTCAAATCTAAATCCACACCAACCAAAAATTTATAACGAATTTTTGCTTCTTAACTCAAATAACGTCTTTCATTCGCAGTTTAAGGCTGAGCTTTTTAGGCCAAATTTAGAGCATGAGATCTTTGCTGCTGGCGAGGTGAGCGATATAAATGCCTTTAATTTTAGAGGGCTCAAGTTTGGCGTGCTAATCTGTTTTGAACTACGCGATAGCAGGCTTTGGGCAAAGCTAAAAGGATGTGACATCATCATGGTACCTGCCATGTGGGGTAAGGCTAGAGAGGATGCTTATCTTAGTCTTTGCAAGGCTCTAGCTATCGCAAACAACTGCTACGTCATGATCTCAAGCTCTCTTGCATTAGAAGTTGCTGGAGTATTTTTACCAAATGGCACACTTGTTAAAGAGACGATTTTTGATGCAAATTTAATAAAAGAGATCAAGACAAATTTAGGACTTTTATAA
- a CDS encoding ribonucleotide-diphosphate reductase subunit beta yields the protein MNRKRIYNPSSNENLTDRRVFNGNPHGILNFTKAKYEWALKLWDLMEANTWFPKEVDTTDDVRDYAYNLTEAEKRMYDLVWSQLISMDSFQTNNLADNINPYITAPEINAVLSRQAYEEANHSKSYAVMVEAICDNTDLIYEMEKHDDVLREKNDYISSVYEELAGEVTDEKLLLAMVANQILEGIYFYSGFTAIYALARAGKMLGSAQMIRFIQRDEITHLLLFQNMINSVRKERPDLFTPETEAKIYDMFEKAGNLEIKWGKYITQNQIMGFTDDIIEQYIHYLIDQRLVAIGLKRKYNVAHPIKWVDDFAKFNDQKSNFFEAKVTNYSKGSISFDDF from the coding sequence ATGAACAGAAAACGCATCTACAACCCAAGTTCAAATGAAAATTTGACCGACAGAAGAGTCTTTAACGGCAACCCGCACGGCATTTTAAATTTCACCAAGGCAAAATACGAGTGGGCGTTAAAGCTTTGGGACCTCATGGAGGCAAACACATGGTTTCCAAAAGAGGTCGACACCACAGACGACGTGCGCGACTACGCCTACAACCTCACAGAGGCTGAAAAACGCATGTATGACCTAGTTTGGAGCCAGCTCATTTCGATGGATAGCTTCCAGACAAATAACCTAGCTGACAATATCAACCCTTACATCACCGCACCAGAGATCAACGCCGTGCTAAGCCGCCAAGCCTACGAAGAGGCAAACCACAGCAAGTCTTACGCTGTCATGGTCGAAGCGATCTGTGACAACACAGACCTCATCTATGAGATGGAGAAGCACGACGACGTCTTACGCGAGAAAAACGACTACATCTCAAGCGTCTATGAGGAGCTTGCAGGCGAAGTGACTGACGAGAAACTACTTCTTGCGATGGTTGCCAACCAAATTTTAGAGGGTATCTATTTTTACAGCGGCTTTACAGCGATCTACGCTCTAGCTCGTGCTGGCAAGATGCTAGGCTCAGCTCAAATGATACGCTTCATCCAACGCGACGAGATCACGCACCTGCTTTTGTTTCAAAATATGATAAATTCAGTCCGCAAAGAGAGGCCTGATCTTTTCACGCCTGAGACTGAGGCAAAAATTTATGATATGTTTGAAAAAGCTGGAAATTTAGAGATCAAATGGGGCAAATATATCACCCAAAACCAAATAATGGGCTTTACTGATGATATCATCGAGCAGTACATCCACTATCTCATCGACCAGCGCCTAGTTGCGATCGGTCTAAAACGCAAATACAACGTCGCTCATCCGATCAAATGGGTCGATGACTTTGCTAAATTTAACGACCAAAAGTCAAATTTCTTTGAAGCAAAGGTGACAAACTACAGCAAGGGAAGTATCAGCTTTGATGACTTTTAA
- a CDS encoding PepSY-associated TM helix domain-containing protein codes for MFLKREKIIFNIHLIIGLIAAIPLIFMTLSAPFASYREEIKSAINKNFINLAPSEKENLSLNELLAKAKSEIQFDTLESLQIGGANEAYRISITKDKKQLNFFIDPRSGEVISEDWGEKFRIIILSLHRNLGLTLLDSKIPANIGKQIVAISSIIMALLAISGLILYAPAIKRNFLNSLKIKPKAKGYACFYNLHTSLGTYVAILLVVMSLTGLYWSYDWVRSGVNSIFFDLKTAPMKKSLPQSNLLPISDEKFKEIETAKQIFKENVTLELKSLTINVPENNQSTYTINYETSESQVGKLKLDASAGKIKENKLVSKAESIPEAKKAGRKVLSLHTGEMFGEVGQIVFAISCVIAVLLIITGFLMTIKRTKAL; via the coding sequence ATGTTTTTAAAACGAGAAAAAATCATTTTCAACATCCACCTAATAATTGGACTAATTGCGGCTATTCCGCTAATATTCATGACTCTTTCAGCACCATTTGCGTCTTATAGAGAAGAGATCAAAAGTGCGATAAATAAAAATTTTATAAACTTAGCTCCTAGCGAAAAAGAAAATTTAAGTTTAAATGAACTCCTAGCTAAAGCAAAAAGTGAGATTCAATTTGATACGCTTGAAAGCTTACAAATAGGTGGAGCAAATGAAGCTTATCGTATAAGCATTACAAAGGATAAAAAGCAATTAAATTTCTTTATAGATCCAAGAAGTGGCGAGGTGATCAGCGAGGACTGGGGTGAGAAATTTCGTATTATTATCTTAAGTCTTCATAGAAATTTAGGACTTACCTTGCTTGATAGCAAAATACCAGCCAATATCGGCAAACAAATAGTTGCCATTAGCTCTATCATCATGGCTCTGCTTGCTATCAGTGGGCTCATCCTCTACGCACCAGCGATCAAGCGAAATTTCTTAAATTCGCTAAAAATTAAACCAAAAGCAAAGGGCTACGCCTGCTTCTACAATCTTCACACCAGTCTTGGCACCTACGTGGCGATCTTGCTTGTGGTGATGTCACTAACTGGACTTTACTGGTCTTATGACTGGGTGAGAAGTGGCGTAAATAGTATATTTTTTGACCTAAAAACAGCTCCAATGAAAAAAAGTCTACCACAATCAAATTTACTTCCAATAAGCGACGAGAAATTTAAAGAAATCGAGACTGCGAAGCAAATTTTTAAAGAAAATGTCACGCTAGAGCTAAAATCGCTCACGATAAACGTACCTGAAAATAATCAAAGCACCTACACCATAAACTACGAAACTAGCGAGAGCCAAGTGGGCAAACTAAAGCTTGACGCGAGCGCTGGCAAGATCAAAGAAAACAAGCTTGTTAGCAAGGCTGAGAGCATCCCAGAGGCTAAAAAAGCGGGTCGCAAGGTACTTAGCTTACACACTGGAGAGATGTTTGGTGAGGTCGGTCAGATCGTCTTTGCCATCTCTTGCGTGATCGCAGTTTTACTGATCATAACTGGATTTTTAATGACCATAAAAAGGACCAAGGCGCTCTAA
- the frr gene encoding ribosome recycling factor: protein MLNKIYETQKEGCEKAIASLKRDFTTLRTGKVNINIVDHVMVDYYGSPTPLNQVATVLTSDASTIAITPWEKSMIKAISSAIQAANIGVNPNSDGESVKLFFPPMTVEQRQENAKHAKSMGEKAKVSIRNVRKDANDEVKKLEKDKAITEDESKKGQDEVQKITDTYTAKIDTLVKEKEAELLKI from the coding sequence ATGCTAAATAAAATTTACGAAACACAAAAAGAAGGCTGCGAAAAAGCAATAGCTTCATTAAAACGCGACTTTACAACGCTTAGAACGGGCAAGGTAAACATTAATATTGTAGATCATGTAATGGTTGATTATTACGGCTCGCCGACTCCACTCAACCAAGTAGCCACTGTGCTTACAAGCGATGCTTCAACTATCGCTATCACGCCTTGGGAAAAGAGTATGATAAAAGCGATCTCTTCAGCTATCCAAGCAGCAAATATCGGCGTCAATCCAAATAGTGATGGTGAGAGTGTCAAGCTATTTTTTCCACCTATGACAGTTGAGCAACGCCAAGAAAATGCAAAACATGCAAAATCAATGGGAGAAAAAGCCAAAGTCAGTATAAGAAACGTAAGAAAAGATGCAAACGATGAGGTTAAAAAGCTTGAAAAAGACAAAGCTATAACTGAGGACGAGAGCAAAAAGGGACAAGACGAAGTTCAAAAGATAACTGACACCTACACTGCAAAAATCGATACTCTTGTAAAAGAAAAAGAGGCTGAGCTTTTAAAAATCTAA
- a CDS encoding polysaccharide deacetylase family protein, which translates to MIKTLLASFLALTFALADAHILVYHRFDDPRHTSTDISIKNLREQFEYFKNNGYEVVKLSKLVDAVNAGEKIPDNWIVITVDDGYKSFYDKALSVFKEYNYPFALMLYVEASANKYGDYLDFDQIKELEAYGEIGYHSYAHPRMTKLSDEALREDFQKGVETFEKHMGYKPKFFAVPYGEIDSRVVKLAKEFGFLALLNQNSGAVSDKSDVYDLYRTPVMNGTKIALTFNSKFLNAQWIFPEGYPQNNAIDKLIIKTDTNASEGSFFMTGFNGFKKVPMTNGVFECKFNPPLDKRKVLISLKVDHQRSTKLLIKDINAK; encoded by the coding sequence ATGATAAAAACACTTTTAGCGTCATTCTTGGCGCTAACATTTGCTTTAGCAGACGCTCATATTTTAGTCTATCATCGCTTTGATGATCCAAGACATACAAGCACTGATATTTCTATTAAAAATTTAAGAGAGCAGTTTGAATATTTCAAAAATAATGGCTATGAAGTCGTTAAACTCTCAAAGCTAGTCGATGCTGTAAATGCTGGTGAAAAAATACCTGATAACTGGATCGTCATCACTGTAGATGATGGTTATAAAAGTTTCTATGACAAGGCCCTTAGTGTATTTAAAGAGTATAACTATCCATTTGCGCTAATGCTTTATGTGGAAGCCAGTGCAAATAAATATGGCGATTATTTGGATTTTGATCAGATTAAAGAACTTGAGGCTTATGGCGAGATTGGCTACCACTCATACGCGCACCCAAGGATGACCAAACTTAGTGATGAGGCACTAAGAGAAGATTTTCAAAAAGGTGTAGAAACATTTGAAAAGCATATGGGTTATAAACCAAAATTTTTTGCAGTACCTTATGGTGAGATTGATAGTCGAGTTGTAAAACTTGCAAAAGAATTTGGTTTTTTAGCCCTTTTAAACCAAAACTCAGGTGCTGTTTCAGACAAAAGTGATGTTTACGATCTTTATAGAACGCCCGTAATGAACGGTACCAAAATAGCACTAACATTTAATAGTAAATTTCTAAATGCCCAGTGGATATTTCCAGAGGGCTATCCGCAAAATAATGCGATCGACAAGCTAATCATCAAAACCGATACAAATGCTAGTGAAGGTAGTTTTTTTATGACTGGCTTTAATGGCTTTAAAAAGGTACCTATGACAAATGGTGTTTTTGAGTGTAAATTTAACCCACCTCTCGATAAACGCAAAGTTTTAATATCACTAAAAGTAGATCATCAACGAAGTACAAAACTTCTAATAAAGGACATCAATGCTAAATAA
- the secG gene encoding preprotein translocase subunit SecG, whose protein sequence is MSLIFLILQFALAVIITIAVLLQKSSSIGLGAYSGSNESLFGAKGPAGFLAKFTFIIGILFILNTLALGYFYNKDLKRSIVDSVDSKSLVIPKSNDVPSAPSAPQTPAK, encoded by the coding sequence GTGAGTTTAATATTTTTGATCTTACAGTTTGCGCTAGCTGTCATAATAACTATCGCTGTTTTACTTCAAAAAAGCTCATCTATCGGACTTGGGGCATATAGCGGAAGCAACGAAAGTCTTTTTGGAGCAAAAGGACCAGCTGGATTTTTAGCTAAATTTACTTTTATTATAGGTATTTTATTTATCTTAAATACACTTGCACTTGGATACTTCTACAATAAAGATCTAAAGCGCTCTATCGTTGATAGCGTCGATAGTAAATCTCTAGTCATACCAAAATCAAACGACGTACCATCAGCTCCTAGCGCACCACAAACTCCAGCAAAATAA
- a CDS encoding thiamine-phosphate pyrophosphorylase, whose protein sequence is MTKDERIYRVIDANLNRLKEGLRVVEDIKRYVFDDAKLAYKIKSLRHKAKIPQKEFLKFRNSQNDVLKTSTKSEQARENLDDIVTANFKRAQESARVLEECFKLINLEQAELFKGIRYELYELEKEL, encoded by the coding sequence ATGACTAAAGATGAGCGCATCTACCGAGTAATAGATGCGAATCTAAATAGGCTAAAAGAAGGGCTTCGCGTTGTTGAAGATATAAAAAGATATGTCTTTGATGACGCCAAACTCGCCTATAAGATAAAATCCCTCCGTCACAAGGCAAAGATCCCGCAAAAAGAATTTTTAAAATTTAGAAATTCTCAAAACGACGTTTTAAAAACTAGCACAAAAAGCGAGCAAGCTAGAGAAAATTTAGACGATATAGTCACTGCAAATTTCAAGCGCGCCCAGGAAAGTGCTCGTGTGCTTGAAGAGTGCTTTAAGCTCATAAATTTAGAACAAGCCGAGCTTTTTAAAGGCATAAGATACGAGCTTTATGAGCTTGAGAAAGAACTTTAA
- a CDS encoding Bax inhibitor-1/YccA family protein, whose product MSLYDRNYAKQNQEELAYSQSSLSTFIKQTYQLFAASLLSATAGAYVGISIASVFTANRFLFWGLVIVEFALLFGLMAAKRKEGLNLILLFAFTFISGLTLTPLLSAILAMPSGAGIVAQAFGLTTVAFGALSVFAMNTKRDFTTMGKMLFITLIIIVAAAIINIFVKSTMFQLVIASISSILFSAYILFDTQNIIRGNYETPVEGAVALYLDFVNLFTSLLQILGIFNRND is encoded by the coding sequence ATGAGTCTGTATGATAGAAACTACGCAAAACAAAATCAAGAAGAACTTGCGTATTCTCAAAGCTCACTAAGCACTTTTATAAAACAAACTTATCAACTTTTTGCAGCATCACTACTTTCAGCAACAGCTGGCGCTTATGTAGGCATTAGCATTGCTAGCGTTTTTACAGCAAATAGATTTTTGTTTTGGGGACTTGTTATAGTCGAGTTTGCACTACTTTTTGGCTTAATGGCAGCTAAACGTAAAGAGGGATTAAATTTAATACTTCTATTTGCATTTACTTTTATAAGTGGCCTTACGCTAACTCCGCTACTTTCAGCGATCTTGGCTATGCCAAGTGGAGCTGGTATTGTAGCTCAAGCATTTGGACTAACAACAGTTGCTTTTGGTGCGTTAAGTGTCTTTGCAATGAATACAAAACGTGACTTTACAACAATGGGTAAAATGTTGTTCATAACTTTAATTATTATCGTTGCAGCAGCTATTATCAATATTTTCGTTAAAAGTACAATGTTTCAACTTGTAATCGCAAGTATTTCATCGATCTTATTTAGCGCATATATACTTTTTGATACGCAAAATATTATCCGTGGAAACTACGAAACACCAGTTGAAGGCGCAGTTGCTTTGTATCTTGATTTTGTAAATCTATTTACATCATTACTACAAATTTTAGGAATTTTTAATAGAAATGACTAA
- a CDS encoding carbonic anhydrase, whose protein sequence is MDDSLLEGAVKFMEDGFLEHEELFKSLQNRQDPHTLFISCVDSRVVPNLITNCLPGELFMVRNIANIVPPYRVSEEFLATTSAIEYALELLNIKNIIICGHSDCGGCAALYMDEKKLKTTPNVRNWIKLIEPIKREVLKFTSDDPAKMAWLTERLNVINSIENIMTYPNVKEEYERGNLQIYGWHYIIETGEIFSYDLKEGTFKLLADKRGENA, encoded by the coding sequence ATGGATGACTCGCTACTTGAAGGTGCGGTAAAATTTATGGAAGATGGCTTTTTGGAGCATGAAGAGCTTTTTAAAAGTCTACAAAATAGACAAGACCCACATACCCTTTTTATATCCTGTGTCGATTCAAGAGTGGTGCCGAATTTGATAACAAACTGCCTTCCAGGCGAGCTTTTTATGGTGCGAAATATAGCAAACATCGTGCCACCTTATAGAGTGAGCGAGGAATTTTTGGCAACGACTTCGGCTATCGAATATGCATTAGAGCTTTTAAATATCAAAAATATCATTATTTGCGGACACTCTGACTGCGGCGGATGTGCAGCACTTTATATGGATGAAAAAAAGCTCAAAACTACGCCAAATGTTAGAAATTGGATAAAGCTAATAGAACCAATTAAGAGAGAAGTACTTAAATTTACAAGCGACGATCCAGCAAAGATGGCGTGGCTAACTGAGAGATTAAATGTGATAAATTCGATCGAAAATATAATGACTTATCCGAATGTAAAAGAGGAATATGAAAGAGGCAACCTTCAAATTTATGGCTGGCACTACATTATAGAAACTGGTGAAATTTTCAGCTACGATTTAAAAGAGGGCACATTCAAACTTTTAGCAGATAAAAGGGGTGAAAATGCGTAA